The Hemibagrus wyckioides isolate EC202008001 linkage group LG25, SWU_Hwy_1.0, whole genome shotgun sequence genome has a segment encoding these proteins:
- the wtap gene encoding pre-mRNA-splicing regulator WTAP isoform X1, with protein MCDEIKMTNEEPLPKKVRLSESDMKTLTREELCARWKQHEAYVQVLEAKYADLNSNDVTGLKESEEKLKQQQQESARRENILVMRLATKEQEMQECTTQIQYLKQVQQPSVAQLRSSMVDPAINLFFLKMKAELEQTKDKLEQAQNELSAWKFTPDSQTGKKLMAKCRMLIQENQELGRQLSQGRIAQLEAELALQKKYSEELKSSQDELNDFIIQLDEEVEGMQSTILLLQQQLRETRQQLSQQAQALGTTSGAGPSRTVPSPPSTSEPPAETETAPSGSSTGAKDCSRIFNGPSNGSTQRALSSSGPFREASSADEDYPGSPCASSPAHGSGAKLSNHSEGAASQGTGDGYGTLSAGYESVDSPTGSEASVTQHSNDTDSNTDSREAATVAKSTRTAGTHHTTHNGLDSAAVATTASNPSAGSVL; from the exons ATGTGCGATG AGATCAAGATGACTAATGAAGAACCTCTCCCAAAAAAG GTTCGCCTTAGTGAATCTGACATGAAGACCCTGACCAGAGAGGAGCTGTGTGCAAG GTGGAAACAGCATGAGGCGTATGTCCAGGTGCTCGAAGCAAAATACGCTGATCTGAATT CCAATGACGTGACTGGTCTTAAGGAGTCTGAGGAGAAGCTGAAGCAACAGCAGCAAGAGTCGGCACGCAGAGAGAACATCCTTGTGATGAGGCTGGCCACAAAAGAACAGGAAATGCAGGAATGTACA ACGCAGATCCAGTACCTGAAGCAAGTTCAGCAACCCAGTGTGGCTCAACTGAGATCCTCCATGGTGGACCCAGCCATCAACTTATTTTTCCTTAAAATGAAGGCTGAACTGGAACAGACTAAAGACAAACTGGAGCAAGCCCAAAATGAACTGAGTGCCTGGAAATTTACACCTGATAG CCAGACTGGTAAGAAGCTGATGGCGAAGTGTCGCATGCTGATCCAGGAGAACCAGGAGCTGGGCAGGCAGCTGTCACAGGGCCGCATCGCCCAGCTAGAGGCTGAACTTGCCCTGCAGAAAAAGTACAGCGAGGAGCTCAAGAGCAGTCAAGATG aGTTGAACGACTTTATCATTCAGTTGGATGAAGAAGTTGAAGGCATGCAGAGTACCATCCTTCTTCTCCAGCAGCAGCTGAGGGAGACCAGGCAACAGCTGTCTCAGCAAGCCCAGGCTCTGGGTACCACTAGTGGTGCAGGTCCAAGCAGGACTGTCCCTTCTCCTCCCAGCACCTCTGAGCCTCCTGCTGAAACTGAAACAGCCCCCTCAGGCAGTTCCACTGGGGCAAAAGACTGCAGCCGTATCTTCAACGGTCCTTCCAACGGTTCCACCCAGAGAGCTCTGTCCAGCTCCGGCCCATTTCGGGAGGCAAGCAGTGCTGATGAGGATTATCCAGGGTCACCCTGTGCTTCCAGCCCTGCCCACGGGAGTGGAGCCAAACTGTCTAACCACTCGGAGGGCGCAGCGAGCCAAGGCACAGGGGATGGCTATGGGACTCTCAGTGCAGGTTACGAGAGCGTGGACTCTCCAACAGGCAGCGAGGCATCAGTGACTCAGCACTCAAATGACACAGACTCCAACACTGACTCCCGCGAGGCCGCAACTGTCGCCAAGAGCACCAGGACAGCAGgcacacatcacaccactcacAACGGGCTGGACTCTGCAGCTGTTGCTACAACTGCCTCCAACCCCTCCGCAGGGTCTGTTTTGTAA
- the wtap gene encoding pre-mRNA-splicing regulator WTAP isoform X2, translating to MTNEEPLPKKVRLSESDMKTLTREELCARWKQHEAYVQVLEAKYADLNSNDVTGLKESEEKLKQQQQESARRENILVMRLATKEQEMQECTTQIQYLKQVQQPSVAQLRSSMVDPAINLFFLKMKAELEQTKDKLEQAQNELSAWKFTPDSQTGKKLMAKCRMLIQENQELGRQLSQGRIAQLEAELALQKKYSEELKSSQDELNDFIIQLDEEVEGMQSTILLLQQQLRETRQQLSQQAQALGTTSGAGPSRTVPSPPSTSEPPAETETAPSGSSTGAKDCSRIFNGPSNGSTQRALSSSGPFREASSADEDYPGSPCASSPAHGSGAKLSNHSEGAASQGTGDGYGTLSAGYESVDSPTGSEASVTQHSNDTDSNTDSREAATVAKSTRTAGTHHTTHNGLDSAAVATTASNPSAGSVL from the exons ATGACTAATGAAGAACCTCTCCCAAAAAAG GTTCGCCTTAGTGAATCTGACATGAAGACCCTGACCAGAGAGGAGCTGTGTGCAAG GTGGAAACAGCATGAGGCGTATGTCCAGGTGCTCGAAGCAAAATACGCTGATCTGAATT CCAATGACGTGACTGGTCTTAAGGAGTCTGAGGAGAAGCTGAAGCAACAGCAGCAAGAGTCGGCACGCAGAGAGAACATCCTTGTGATGAGGCTGGCCACAAAAGAACAGGAAATGCAGGAATGTACA ACGCAGATCCAGTACCTGAAGCAAGTTCAGCAACCCAGTGTGGCTCAACTGAGATCCTCCATGGTGGACCCAGCCATCAACTTATTTTTCCTTAAAATGAAGGCTGAACTGGAACAGACTAAAGACAAACTGGAGCAAGCCCAAAATGAACTGAGTGCCTGGAAATTTACACCTGATAG CCAGACTGGTAAGAAGCTGATGGCGAAGTGTCGCATGCTGATCCAGGAGAACCAGGAGCTGGGCAGGCAGCTGTCACAGGGCCGCATCGCCCAGCTAGAGGCTGAACTTGCCCTGCAGAAAAAGTACAGCGAGGAGCTCAAGAGCAGTCAAGATG aGTTGAACGACTTTATCATTCAGTTGGATGAAGAAGTTGAAGGCATGCAGAGTACCATCCTTCTTCTCCAGCAGCAGCTGAGGGAGACCAGGCAACAGCTGTCTCAGCAAGCCCAGGCTCTGGGTACCACTAGTGGTGCAGGTCCAAGCAGGACTGTCCCTTCTCCTCCCAGCACCTCTGAGCCTCCTGCTGAAACTGAAACAGCCCCCTCAGGCAGTTCCACTGGGGCAAAAGACTGCAGCCGTATCTTCAACGGTCCTTCCAACGGTTCCACCCAGAGAGCTCTGTCCAGCTCCGGCCCATTTCGGGAGGCAAGCAGTGCTGATGAGGATTATCCAGGGTCACCCTGTGCTTCCAGCCCTGCCCACGGGAGTGGAGCCAAACTGTCTAACCACTCGGAGGGCGCAGCGAGCCAAGGCACAGGGGATGGCTATGGGACTCTCAGTGCAGGTTACGAGAGCGTGGACTCTCCAACAGGCAGCGAGGCATCAGTGACTCAGCACTCAAATGACACAGACTCCAACACTGACTCCCGCGAGGCCGCAACTGTCGCCAAGAGCACCAGGACAGCAGgcacacatcacaccactcacAACGGGCTGGACTCTGCAGCTGTTGCTACAACTGCCTCCAACCCCTCCGCAGGGTCTGTTTTGTAA
- the acat2 gene encoding acetyl-CoA acetyltransferase, cytosolic — MDTVVIVSAARTPIGSFNGALSSVAPSDLASGVIKDVLKRADVKPDEVSEVIMGHVLTAGNGQNPTRQASVAAGIPYPVPAWSCQMVCGSGLKAVCLGAQSIIMGESTVVVAGGMESMSRAPHTVQMRSGIKMGDGTLQDSIVADGLTDAFHNYHMGITAENVAKQWGVTREAQDQYAVTSQSRTEAAQKAGHFNQEIVPVIVPSRKGPVEVKVDEFPRHGSNMDAMSKLKPYFLQDGSGTVTAGNASGINDGAAAAVLMSQSEAQRRGLQPMARIVSWAQTGLDPSIMGTGPISAIRKATEKAGWQLSEVDLYEINEAFAAQCLAVVQELGLNPDKVNVCGGAISLGHPLGMSGCRVLVTLLHALQRTGGRKGVAALCIGGGMGIAMCVERI; from the exons ATGGACACTGTAGTGATCGTGTCTGCGGCCAGGACGCCTATAG GATCCTTTAATGGGGCCCTGAGCAGTGTGGCTCCTTCTGATTTGGCTTCAGGAGTCATTAAGGATGTCCTGAAGAGGGCTGATGTAAAGCCAGATGAGGTATCCGAGGTCATCATGGGACATGTCCTCACTGCAG GTAATGGACAGAACCCTACACGTCAGGCTAGTGTTGCCGCAGGAATCCCGTACCCTGTGCCTGCATGGAGCTGTCAGATGGTGTGTGGATCTGGTCTAAAAGCTGTGTGTCTTGGAGCTCAGTCCATCATAATGGGAGAGTCCACAGTCGTGGTTGCAGGGGGCATGGAGAGCATGAGCCGG GCACCTCACACAGTGCAAATGAGGTCAGGAATCAAGATGGGAGATGGGACATTGCAGGACTCTATAGTGGCAGATGGACTCACTGATGCTTTTCACAACTACCATATGGGTATCACAG CGGAGAACGTGGCTAAGCAGTGGGGTGTGACCCGAGAAGCTCAGGATCAGTATGCGGTCACGTCACAGAGCAGAACCGAGGCAGCCCAGAAGGCTGGTCACTTTAACCAGGAGATTGTTCCAGTTATTGTTCCTTCAAGAAAAG gtcCAGTAGAAGTTAAAGTTGATGAATTTCCTCGTCATGGGAGCAACATGGATGCCATGTCCAAGCTGAAGCCCTATTTTCTGCAGGACGGGTCTGGCACCGTCACGGCTGGCAATGCATCAG GAATAAATGATGGGGCTGCAGCGGCTGTGCTCATGAGCCAATCAGAGGCTCAGAGGCGTGGTCTCCAACCAATGGCACGGATTGTCTCTTGGGCTCAAACTGGCCTTGATCCTTCCATCATGGGCACAGGGCCAATATCAGCCATCAGAAAAGCA ACAGAGAAGGCTGGCTGGCAGCTGTCTGAGGTGGATCTGTATGAAATCAACGAGGCCTTCGCCGCTCAGTGTCTCGCAGTGGTTCAGGAACTTGGTCTGAATCCTGACAAG GTGAACGTCTGTGGTGGAGCCATCTCTCTGGGTCATCCTCTGGGTATGTCTGGCTGCAGGGTGCTGGTGACCCTCCTGCATGCACTTCAGAGGACGGGAGGAAGGAAAGGTGTTGCTGCACTGTGCATCGGAGGAGGAATGGGAATTGCAATGTGTGTAGAGAGAATTTAA
- the kif25 gene encoding LOW QUALITY PROTEIN: kinesin-like protein KIF25 (The sequence of the model RefSeq protein was modified relative to this genomic sequence to represent the inferred CDS: substituted 1 base at 1 genomic stop codon): protein MPHFLKRDQIFAHQVHLLEHKLRSKEERILELETETALLHLRLAECMGKLRRDQEEDVILAKRHCQHQGNVQKSTLVPLAKLLSHVQALKKDLRNVFAAYVGLATELENQSKQLSEWMGIISRAVQSDQAGDTQRLQAQVASLEHSLQEEKERHRVERMRRREIHNTLIELRGNIRVHCRVRPLLPFDHIQSSLSTNGPSSSEVVVQAVSDDSVLVNCAKPGSLQMNKIXEYLINRVHGPEDAQDAVFEEVKPLLTSLLDGYNVCIMAYGQTGSGKTYSMIGSQDEDCTHPEQEGIIPKAAKELFKLISGKPAERHTVEVSMVEVYNNELMDLLAKDEDGAAVGVKREVITTSTGISEVPCLTYELVHSSAEVMQLLSAVLRLRAHSPTLVHRDSSRSHLVVTLTVTSRNPNPQALTHRLQSVRQNVQRGSQKQWWSPRCPIAASSRSSSSASSPQSSPCHSPCPPSWQEPLRTKLQLVDLAGSECAGTSGVSGAALWESSCINRSLSALSVLGALAEQRPHVPYRNSKLTHLLQDSIVGDAKLLVMLCVSPTQHFLSETLQSLGFGYRTRQIQRDTPHRRNAGLKRK from the exons ATGCCACATTTTCTTAAGAGAGACCAAATTTTTGCTCATCAGGTGCACCTTCTGGAGCACAAACTCCGA AGTAAAGAAGAACGGATTTTAGAGCTGGAGACGGAGACTGCGCTTCTTCACCTGAGACTTGCTGAG TGTATGGGAAAACTTCGAAGGGATCAAGAGGAGGATGTGATTCTGGCAAAGAGGCACTGTCAACACCAGGGAAATGTGCAAAAGAGCACTCTTGTTCCCCTGGCCAAACTTCTCTCACACGTCCAG GCTCTGAAGAAAGATTTGAGGAATGTTTTTGCTGCATACGTGGGCCTGGCTACAGAGCTGGAGAACCAGAGCAAACAGCTGTCGGAGTGGATGGGCATCATTAGCAGAGCTGTCCAGAGTGACCAGGCTGGTGACACTCAGA GGCTACAGGCACAGGTGGCTTCTCTGGAGCACTCCTTACAAGAGGAAAAGGAGAGGCACAGAGTAGAGCggatgaggaggagggagatacacaacacactaatc GAGTTGAGGGGTAATATTAGAGTGCACTGCAGGGTGCGCCCTCTCCTGCCTTTTGACCACATCCAAAGTTCTTTATCCACtaatgg GCCTTCATCCTCAGAGGTGGTGGTGCAGGCTGTTAGTGAT gaCTCTGTTCTTGTGAATTGTGCGAAGCCTGGGAGTctacaaatgaacaaaatttGAGAG TATCTGATTAACAGGGTACATGGGCCAGAGGATGCGCAGGATGCTGTGTTTGAAGAAGTAAAGCCTCTGTTAACTTCATTGTTGGATGG atataACGTGTGTATCATGGCTTATGGGCAGACAGGCAGCGGAAAGACATATTCTATGATTGGATCTCAAGATGAGGATTGCACACATCCTGAACAGGAAGGAATTATCCCCAAAGCAGCTAAAGAGTTATTCAA GTTGATCTCAGGGAAGCcagcagaaagacacacagtgGAGGTTTCCATGGTGGAGGTTTATAATAATGAGCTAATGGACCTTTTGGCCAAAGATGAGGATGGAGCAGCAGTGGGGGTTAAGAGAGAAGTCATCACGACCAGCACAGGCATTAGTGAAGTGCCCTGTCTTACATATGA gTTAGTTCATAGCTCAGCAGaggtgatgcagctgctcagtgCAGTGTTGAGACTGAGGGCCCACAGTCCAACATTAGTGCACAGAGACTCTTCCAGATCCCACCTTgttgtcactctcactgtcacatcCAGGAACCCTAACCCACAGGCACTGa CTCACAGGTTGCAGAGTGTAAGACAGAATGTTCAGCGTGGATCCCAGAAGCAGTGGTGGAGCCCCCGCTGCCCCATAGCTGCCTCCTCTCGCTCCTCCAGCTCTGCTTCTTCTCCACAGTCTTCCCCCTGCCATTCACCCTGCCCTCCCTCTTGGCAGGAACCCCTCAGAACAAAGCTGCAGCTGGTTGATCTGGCAGGCAGCGAGTGTGCAG gcACATCAGGGGTCAGTGGAGCAGCTTTGTGGGAGAGCTCCTGTATAAACCGTAGTCTCTCTGCTTTGTCTGTTCTGGGTGCTCTGGCAGAGCAACGTCCTCATGTGCCATACCGTAACAGCAAACTTACCCACCTTCTACAGGACTCCATAG TAGGTGATGCTAAGCTGCTGGTGATGCTGTGTGTCTCTCCCACTCAACACTTTCTGTCAGAGACTCTGCAGTCTTTGGGCTTTGGCTACAGAACCAGACAGATTCAGAGAGACACACCACACAGGAGGAATGCTGGGCTGAAGAGGAAGTAA